A window of Nicotiana sylvestris chromosome 8, ASM39365v2, whole genome shotgun sequence genomic DNA:
AATGCTGATTCTGCTTGCTTAATGGATTGACTCTTTGATGGGGTTGTTCTCTTGTACTTGTATAGAAAACCATGACCATAATCTAAAAGGATGGAGAAAGATATAGTATTGTAGCATTTCTTTCTTAGTGTGCTTATATTGCTTGTATCCTAGTAAGATATTACCCTGATTTGGTCTCCCTCACAAATCTATATTTTGCATAATGCCATCAGAAAGTAAATTTTTGATGGTATTCCACATTTATATCATGTgttatattaatcaactgaagtTCTCACCGAGGACGTGTAGATTTTATCTACCATTTCCTTAAAGGAAGTGCCCTGCTATAAGTTTTATTGGCATGTAGAGGTCTTGTTCATAAGAAGTTTGATATCATTGTTGATCTAGGTTTGTTTCACATCGTCCTGAGTAAGTGCCATGCAATTTCAAGGATTTGAGGCAATGGAAGTGAGATTAGGAAGCTGATTTTATGGTAGATATAGCATAGATTCACTACAGTTCTTAATTCAAGATATAATTTTTATGAGCCCCTTGTTCCCAATATTTATAAATTCCTGGCTGCTCTAATCTTTTAAACCATATTCAACCTTTTCGATCATGTGAACTGCCTTCTGATGTTGATGTTTTGCTTTTGCCTCATTGTTTAGGCCCTTGGATAGGTTCATGTCAAATTAACTTGTGCCAACTGCCTTTCCTTATTGCTGTTCTTGTAATGCCAAAATTTGTGGGTTCTGGCAACTTATCGATGATTTAAATGAAGAATTTAGAAGTGGCTTCAATATCTTTGTGGCTCCTACTTAGCAGATTTACAAATTTGTAATGAAGATAGAATTTTAGTGTTAGAGATTTTTTGTTCTGGTTTATTGATTTAGTTTACTGTTCCTTGAGCAAGGGtcttcggaaacaacctctctatcttcacaaggtagcgataaggtctgcgtacacactaccctccccagactccacttgtgggattacactgggttgttattgttgtagaCTTTTTTGTTCTGATCCGTCCTTCTGATCTTTGTTCTTCAAGCTGGCAAATAAGGTATAATAGCATCAATTGCATTGAAATTTCGAACGCAAATGTTTGTGTCATTTGATATATAATGCCTGGTGTTTGGGGGTTTCCAGGCCAGAGAAATGAACTAGTTCAATTTCTAACATTTATATGTCACGTTTCCAGGAGAATACATGGCATCCTTGGCAACAGCAGAAGTTTGTGATGTAAATGCAGGGCTACTGTCAAATGGCGATCTACGAGTTTTGCCACCTATCTTCCAGATATACGGGCAAAGTCGAGCTTTCTCTGGCCCCATTACAACCCTTAAGGTGTTTGAGGACAATGTGTTAGTCAGGGAGCTTCTTGAAACTAGAGGCGAAGGACGAGTTCTGGTAATAGATGGTGGAGGGAGCATGCGATGTGCTCTAGTAGGCGGGAACTTAGGACAATTAGCGCAGAATATGGGTTGGGCAGGTATTGTAGTTAATGGCTGCATTCGTGATGTAGACGAGATTAATGGCTGTGACATTGGGGTTCGTGCATTGGCATCGCACCCTCAGAAATCGAGCAAGAAAGGCCATGGTGAAAAACATGTTCCTGTTTATATTGGGGGGATGTTGATTCGTGAAGGAGAATGGTTATATGCAGATAGTGATGGCATTCTCGTATCGAAAACTGAATTATCGGTCTAATTTGAAAATCATGCGATTGTCTGCTCAAAGTACTATGGCAAGTGAAATCCTTGTTTTGTGTTGTGTATTGATACATATTTTGATTCATGTAGTCTAATAAGGGCAATGCCAATCATAATTGATAACTATGGGGGGTTTTTTGTACCAAAACCAAGCACCCTCGTCGAatgtttcatttttttgtaacACTTCTCTTTTAATCTGTTGAAAAAAGAACGATACATTGGATAATTTAACTTTATATTATCTACTGCTCTTAATGACAAGTTTTTATAGCTACTAAAATATGATGAGTTTAAAGTCTTTGTTCTGGCTATTTGTGTTAAAATCCCAAATAGATATCTAATATTTTCACCAAGGGCAGGCAATTAATTCTACAGGGTAGCTGTTATCTCCCCCAACACAATTATTAGATAATTCTACGCACTAAAATTTAGACATAtgagaagaaatcacctagtacTTTTTGTCTCCACTGAGACCAAGGGTGGGCAACCATTGCGCATGTCGAATGGTAACTATGTTCTCTATTTTTTCTATTTGGAAATAGGAACAAAAAAGAGACACCATTCTTTTggtattttcctttattttcttgtaaATATTGAAAAAGTAAAAATTTAGAGAGATAATATATTTAGAGAAAAGTGAACCTTGCTTCAAGTAATGAAGAGGACAATAGGTAACTAACAAAGAATAAAGAGAAATGTCCACATTGGCAGCCAGTCAGCAAAGAGCAAATTGTTTCAATCCCAGCTGAACGACCGTTAGTAGGAACGGCAGATTTGAGACATTTCGCGACGGTAACGGAGAGTAAATTTTCTCAATTTCGTATAGCACATAAGTAATTTTTTAACCTTTTTCCCTTAAAATTATCACATGTTCTCCAAATATGTTTACACATATAATAGCTTCTGTCCCCAAAATCCTGTCATTTTCTATAATATCTATGATTGCA
This region includes:
- the LOC104235831 gene encoding putative 4-hydroxy-4-methyl-2-oxoglutarate aldolase 3 — its product is MASLATAEVCDVNAGLLSNGDLRVLPPIFQIYGQSRAFSGPITTLKVFEDNVLVRELLETRGEGRVLVIDGGGSMRCALVGGNLGQLAQNMGWAGIVVNGCIRDVDEINGCDIGVRALASHPQKSSKKGHGEKHVPVYIGGMLIREGEWLYADSDGILVSKTELSV